Proteins encoded by one window of Dryocola sp. LX212:
- a CDS encoding LysR substrate-binding domain-containing protein, with the protein MDLIQLEMFNAVAETGSINAAAQKVHRVPSNLTTRIKQLEADLGVDLFIRENQRLKLAPAGHSFLEYSKRILMLVDEARMVVAGDEPQGMLALGSLESTAAVRIPPLLASFNQRYPKIQLSLATGPSGDQIDGVLEGKLSAAFVDGPVLHPSLDGVPVYEEEMVIVTPGDHPAIRDARQVNGSDIYAFRANCSYRRHFESWFHHDGAMPGKIHEMESYHGMLACVVAGAGIALMPRSMLESMPGSHQASAWPLPPDWRYLKTWLIWRRGAKTRQLDVFMGLLNPDA; encoded by the coding sequence ATGGACCTGATACAGCTGGAGATGTTTAACGCCGTGGCCGAAACAGGCAGCATTAACGCCGCCGCCCAGAAGGTTCACCGCGTGCCCTCTAACCTCACCACGCGCATCAAGCAACTGGAGGCCGATCTCGGCGTCGATCTGTTTATTCGTGAAAACCAGCGCCTGAAGCTGGCGCCCGCCGGACACAGCTTCCTCGAGTACAGCAAACGCATTCTTATGCTGGTGGACGAGGCCAGAATGGTGGTCGCCGGCGATGAACCGCAGGGCATGCTGGCACTGGGTTCGCTGGAAAGTACCGCCGCCGTCAGGATCCCGCCGCTTCTCGCCTCTTTCAACCAGCGCTACCCTAAAATTCAGCTCTCGCTGGCGACCGGCCCTTCCGGAGATCAGATTGACGGTGTGCTGGAGGGCAAGCTCTCCGCCGCCTTTGTCGACGGCCCGGTACTGCATCCGTCGCTCGACGGCGTGCCCGTATACGAAGAAGAAATGGTGATAGTCACACCGGGCGATCATCCTGCCATCAGGGATGCGCGGCAGGTTAACGGGTCTGACATTTATGCTTTCCGGGCCAACTGTTCTTACCGCCGCCACTTTGAAAGCTGGTTTCACCACGACGGCGCGATGCCGGGGAAAATTCACGAAATGGAGTCTTACCACGGTATGCTGGCCTGCGTGGTCGCCGGAGCGGGCATTGCACTGATGCCGCGCAGCATGCTGGAGAGCATGCCCGGCAGCCATCAGGCCAGCGCCTGGCCGCTGCCGCCCGACTGGCGCTATCTGAAAACCTGGCTTATCTGGCGCCGCGGCGCTAAAACCCGCCAGCTGGATGTGTTTATGGGGCTGCTGAACCCGGACGCTTAA
- the dctP gene encoding TRAP transporter substrate-binding protein DctP — MDLVKKILAVSVAALLFSQAAFAAKTIIYTDHEALGGMRTRFLNDVFFPAVEKESHGRLKIEPHWDGKLSTSYRALQTVSKGATADMAVVVPEYSAGELPLHQIFKSFPVGPAADKQVAFFRRVYKEVPAFQAELLRANIMPVFIATGYPVAFFSTHEIKKLDDLKETKWRTASFWHQDFLRNAGATPVTMPWGDGIYKALANGRLDGVMVNVDSGYELEVHEAAPYVLISPELWLGHVYLVAMNKQTWDGLSKEDRQALRRAAASSYITLGDIMKQKMLMQISDMKKQGAQVRLVRHAEILKWEKATRYQDVQADWVKEQESKGITEAGPVMHRVTEIMKESR, encoded by the coding sequence CGCTGGGCGGTATGCGTACACGCTTTCTGAACGATGTTTTCTTTCCAGCGGTGGAAAAAGAGTCTCATGGGCGGTTAAAAATAGAGCCGCACTGGGACGGTAAGCTTTCCACAAGCTACCGCGCCTTACAGACTGTTTCGAAAGGGGCCACGGCAGATATGGCCGTTGTGGTACCCGAATATTCCGCTGGCGAACTGCCGCTGCATCAGATTTTCAAAAGTTTTCCCGTCGGGCCTGCTGCCGATAAACAGGTCGCTTTTTTTCGTCGCGTGTATAAAGAAGTACCCGCTTTTCAGGCCGAGCTGCTTAGGGCTAACATCATGCCCGTCTTTATTGCTACAGGGTATCCCGTGGCATTTTTCAGCACCCATGAAATCAAAAAGCTCGACGACCTGAAGGAGACCAAATGGCGCACGGCGAGCTTCTGGCATCAGGACTTTCTGCGCAATGCCGGGGCCACGCCGGTCACCATGCCCTGGGGCGACGGCATCTACAAGGCGCTCGCGAACGGCAGACTGGACGGGGTGATGGTCAACGTGGACAGCGGCTATGAGCTCGAAGTGCATGAGGCCGCACCGTACGTGCTGATCTCCCCCGAGCTGTGGCTGGGGCATGTTTATCTGGTAGCGATGAATAAACAGACCTGGGATGGGTTAAGCAAGGAGGATCGGCAGGCTTTACGGCGCGCCGCGGCGTCCTCCTATATAACGCTGGGGGATATTATGAAGCAGAAAATGCTCATGCAAATCAGCGATATGAAAAAGCAGGGCGCACAGGTCAGGCTCGTCCGGCATGCGGAAATTCTGAAGTGGGAAAAGGCCACCCGCTACCAGGACGTTCAGGCAGACTGGGTGAAGGAGCAGGAAAGCAAGGGCATCACCGAGGCCGGGCCGGTTATGCACCGCGTCACCGAAATTATGAAAGAGAGTCGATAG